From Canis aureus isolate CA01 chromosome 7, VMU_Caureus_v.1.0, whole genome shotgun sequence, a single genomic window includes:
- the LOC144316909 gene encoding thymosin beta-4-like, with the protein MSDKPDMAEIEKFGKLKLKKTETQEKNPLPSKETIEQEKQAGKS; encoded by the coding sequence ATGTCTGACAAACCCGATATggctgagattgagaaattcgGTAAAttgaaattgaagaagacagaaaCGCAAGAGAAAAATCCACTGCCTTCGAAAGAAACGATTGAacaggagaagcaagcaggcAAATCATAA